From the Xiphophorus maculatus strain JP 163 A chromosome 20, X_maculatus-5.0-male, whole genome shotgun sequence genome, one window contains:
- the LOC102234975 gene encoding serine/threonine-protein kinase WNK2-like isoform X2 — MNSADISSKDPPLGSTFSSTPNLDSDINANACRHVYENGMDHNVNIQNAALRGASDPSSYPSTEYQGLGRRRFIRRSLWVSDHDEQTLDTSDLVSSSPVPNIDLRTIVDRSRTRALLSETSSTERQVGLKDSATESVSADEERGDRLETGPKADPGPSDVTGKAGSDENEEEPGMKAVSTSPGGRFLKFDIELGRGSFKTVYKGLDTDTWVEVAWCELQERKLSKAERQRFKEEAEMLKALQHPNIVRFYDFWESPVKGKKCIVLVTELMTSGTLKTYLKRFKVMKPKVLRRWCRQILKGLHFLHTRTPPIIHRDLKCDNIFITGPTGSVKIGDLGLATLKRASFAKSVIGTPEFMAPEMYEEHYDEAVDVYAFGMCMLEMATSEYPYSECQNAAQIYRKVTSGVKPASYGKVSDPEIKEIIGECICHRWEERYSIKDLLNHAYFAEDTGVRVELNEEDDGQKSTIALKLWVEDPKKLKGKYKDTGAIEFTFDLEKEVPEVVAQEMVESGFFLECDVKIVGKSIRDRVALIKWRRARTGSPNGNSEVKKMQQNLLQVPGTGPPEETIFTTADCEDQETLICTVPVITPATSDNGVNSNMQLDDLSNQQNGPYQSLPEPISTAQMLYSPPSQTDSQLHQGSYQQSAGQASHENNKQPTTQPHQGAYQQPTADQLHPGTFQQPAAQLHHGPFQCQTTVSAPATPVPPVQQSRQTSQSFPAAAPTLQMHLTVQSTQEQCHLQPAAVPSQLFSAEPSSQLSPPDSAARFPLCSAPPPLLPLPISTQFPSPYPVVHMPAPFSPASLPSTFSSSDAAMSTSYYSPSPLLPPLALTPHTALTSISSLGTPQTPMSTPQNVPSLSLPFPHLGIAKSPVVPQQQVGPHTSQQHTSSLHSTHPLPFSQVQPTSFPAPHPEQELADQPVQVAAPRGTLIDVQHLETAPPVLSTGQTPIWGSRMDTESPAAAASPVPAPASISVSTTVQFEAKAPVRTPPPAPGSAAPQTPTQAQKTLQPVALAQLQAPISASTFTVELTMVSSVSSAASQISTSGLVSDSAHVSLSAPSQAAAPAGVSVLQPAGVHTTVPVSESASLAQHNVEATSVPGSFQQEICAEDVLRDRAISLSSYTYDSVNSDVASGRETSDGYESLASGSKGDSKPRKHHRKSARTRSRQERTSKPKLSMLNVCNTGDKMVECQLETHNHKMVTFKFDLDGDAPEEIATYMVENGFILLLEKEIFIDQLKDIVDKAEDMLHEDMGDEKDTTLSCSPLQGQMSEAGESQQSGAPQPVYQQNVLHTGKRWFIICPVEETPPCVQDTPSEGTATLSPGSSANTQPADSTTAKPSTSREGSSSTMSGASGGFVHEVYGFYSPPITSNTDPLLLATLSPPVSAPATLQSVSAMEPAGSSLQTSLHGAKAQTFPPSLPHTSYPVEDSQGSPLGSLSPTHGAQKALDLTHSASIVDEVPCCPLVMPLSLDVNPPQGRSPLAPLPLQELGATKESTSVSYAPAVRSELPQQPVVLHQPFSNVGGSKVSSLPQSPAPSQHGAGPSESDGEGRVSRGGFVDSTIKTLDEKLRNLLYQEYAPMYPSGSAAETPGSGTEYIQFPPGPDSATGGSGNSTPGPIGEGRYRAGEQLPQIPERMESLSTLSDSAVCASLSRRHVPHSVSCSGTRGRFKIISLPPEVANRRDVKQRSWSSAASPAHPGGYNGDPIPPEALATSTTIGRFSVVSTEDDITQRTRCSRYSAPPDFYLDTPPPMDSGAESSPAKLAPATPSQYVRSERRGSDLMKRAVAFLRRTGRSSSVQSSDSPSRHGGLPGSAYASSDNDSEMEDSDIKRELQRLREKHLKEISELQAHQRGEVELLYRRLGKVPPPGLGLLHVAPHTSRRKRSSKHRLKPGKLLSPLVQQFRNVKTKSSDSTKPGAAPGPSEPAVSLNGSPGRTSFPTHGRPRSCTSHLPSSASEPVQTQQPCSLKGSMSSDNIYAGLQGDVAGTQALPEQGWSNYPQPSERVTYKSSSKPRARFLSGPVSLSIWSTLKRLCLGKERGSRSGASASGAFNQSQQMHSATPPPQQPVVGLAQAQANNSNNKTGTSMSPSENNLPEDLQVLMDDWAQEVLIVTHRPRTDSLSIRGQQLCPQVVPQTLEQPHQALNTSPWTPPGPQACALSWPESPGPAVMAGPLTGPFHTYQLHSPAAFTALPSPLSFNQWPGYFFPVSAGVFAFPAVPSTLSSPTSSSSHQLTDPKAKTL; from the exons GAAAGGAAACTATCCAAAGCAGAGAGGCAGCGGTTcaaagaggaagcagagatgCTGAAGGCCCTGCAGCACCCCAACATCGTGCGATTTTATGACTTCTGGGAGTCACCAGTAAAAGGGAAGAAGTGCATCGTCCTTGTGACAGAGCTAATGACATCAGGAACACTGAAAAC GTATCTAAAGCGCTTCAAGGTTATGAAGCCCAAAGTCCTGAGAAGGTGGTGTCGGCAGATTCTCAAAGGCCTCCATTTCCTCCACACAAGGACGCCTCCCATCATCCACAGAGACCTCAAGTGTGACAACATTTTCATCACTGGTCCAACTGGCTCTGTCAAAATAGGAGACCTTGGATTAGCAACACTAAAGAGGGCCTCTTTTGCCAAAAGTGTTATTG GTACTCCAGAGTTTATGGCTCCAGAGATGTATGAGGAGCACTATGACGAGGCTGTGGATGTCTATGCTTTTGGGATGTGTATGCTGGAGATGGCCACCTCAGAGTATCCTTACTCTGAGTGTCAGAATGCTGCTCAGATCTACCGCAAAGTCACAAGT GGGGTGAAGCCTGCCAGCTACGGCAAAGTCAGTGACCcagaaataaaggaaattatTGGGGAGTGTATCTGCCACAGATGGGAGGAACG GTACTCCATCAAGGACCTCCTGAACCATGCATATTTTGCCGAAGACACAGGAGTTAGGGTTGAGCTAAATGAGGAGGACGATGGACAAAAATCAACCATTGCTTTAAAGTTGTGGGTTGAAGATCCTAAAAAGTTAAAGGGAAAATATAAGGACACTGGTGCTATTGAGTTTACCTTTGACTTGGAGAAAGAAGTTCCAGAAGTAGTTGCACAAGAAATG GTGGAGTCAGGATTTTTCTTGGAATGTGATGTAAAGATAGTTGGTAAATCTATCAGAGACCGTGTGGCTTTAATAAAATGGAGGAGGGCAAGGACTGGCTCACCAAATGGAAACAGTGAAGTGAAGAAGATGCAGCAGAACCTTCTGCAGGTCCCTGGTACTGGTCCACCTGAGGAAACCATATTCACCACTGCAGATTGTGAGGACCAAGAAACTCTGATCTGCACTGTTCCTGTAATCACACCTGCCACAT CTGATAACGGAGTGAACTCCAACATGCAATTAGACGATCTGAGCAATCAGCAGAATGGTCCCTACCAGTCACTTCCAGAACCCATTTCTACTGCACAGATGCTCTACAGTCCTCCTTCTCAAACTGACTCCCAGCTGCACCAAGGATCCTACCAGCAATCTGCAGGACAGGCCTCgcatgaaaacaacaaacagccaACCACACAGCCACACCAGGGAGCCTACCAGCAACCCACAGCAGATCAGCTGCATCCTGGGACCTTCCAACAGCCTGCAGCACAACTTCACCACGGGCCTTTTCAGTGTCAAACA ACAGTTTCTGCTCCAGCTACCCCAGTGCCCCCTGTGCAGCAGAGCAGACAGACATCCCAGAGTTTCCCAGCTGCAGCCCCAACTCTGCAGATGCATCTTACTGTCCAGTCCACCCAGGAGCAG TGTCATCTCCAACCAGCTGCCGTCCCGTCTCAG TTGTTTTCTGCTGAGCCGTCGTCACAGCTGAGTCCTCCTGATTCCGCTGCCAGGTTTCCGCTCTGCAGTGCTCCTCCCCCTCTCCTGCCCCTGCCCATCAGCACACAG TTTCCCTCTCCATATCCTGTCGTTCACATGCCCGCTCCCTTTTCCCCAGCTTCTCTGCCGTCCACCTTCAGCAGCAGCGACGCTGCTATGTCTACCTCTTACTACTCACCTTCACCTCTCCTTCCCCCCCTCGCTCTCACTCCCCACACAGCTCTCACATCTATATCTTCTCTTGGGACTCCTCAGACTCCCATGTCCACACCGCAAAATGTCCCCAGTTTGTCTCTCCCCTTTCCTCACCTGGGAATAGCCAAGTCCCCTGTGGTGCCACAGCAGCAGGTTGGCCCACACACATCTCAGCAGCACACCAGTAGCCTCCATTCCACCCATCCCTTACCTTTCTCCCAGGTACAACCCACCTCATTCCCTGCCCCCCACCCTGAGCAGGAACTGGCTGACCAGCCTGTCCAG GTGGCTGCTCCCCGTGGGACTCTGATAGATGTTCAGCATTTGGAAACAGCTCCCCCTGTCTTATCCACTGGACAGACTCCTATATGGGGAAGCAGAATGGACACAGAatctcctgcagctgcagcgtCTCCAGTCCCTGCTCCAGCCTCAATTTCGGTCTCGACTACAGTTCAGTTTGAAGCCAAAGCCCCAGTGCGAACTCCACCTCCAGCTCCAGGGTCAGCAGCACCTCAGACTCCAACACAAGCTCAAAAAACACTGCAGCCTGTGGCCTTAGCCCAACTTCAGGCACCAATATCTGCATCGACTTTCACCGTCGAGCTCACAATGGTCTCCTCTGTGAGCTCAGCTGCATCGCAGATCTCCACCTCAGGTTTGGTCTCAGACTCAGCTCATGTCAGTCTGTCAGCACCGAGTCAGGCTGCGGCTCCTGCTGGAGTTTCAGTTCTACAACCCGCTGGCGTCCACACAACAGTCCCGGTGTCCGAGTCCGCCAGCCTGGCTCAGCACAACGTGGAGGCAACATCCGTCCCTGGGAGCTTTCAGCAGGAAATCTGCGCAGAG gatgttCTTCGTGACAGAGCGATATCACTATCCAGTTACACCTACGACAG TGTTAACTCTGACGTAGCGTCTGGTCGGGAAACAAGCGATGGCTATGAAAGCTTAGCAAGTGGGAGCAAAGGTGACTCAAAACCCAGGAAACATCATCGCAAGTCTGCTCGCACACGTTCCAGGCAAGAGAGGACCAGCAAACCCAAGCTGAGCATGCTCAAT GTTTGCAACACTGGTGACAAAATGGTTGAATGTCAGCTGGAGACTCACAACCACAAAATGGTAACATTTAAGTTTGACCTGGACGGAGACGCTCCGGAGGAAATTGCCACCTACATG GTGGAgaatggttttattttgctgttagaGAAGGAGATCTTCATTGATCAGCTGAAAGACATTGTGGACAAAGCAGAAGACATGCTGCATGAAGACATGGGGGATGAAAAAGACACAACTTTGAGTTGCAGTCCTCTGCAGGGCCAGATGTCTGAAGCAGGAGAG AGTCAGCAGTCAGGGGCACCGCAGCCTGTATATCAGCAGAATG TTCTTCACACAGGAAAGCGATGGTTCATCATCTGCCCAGTGGAGGAGACGCCTCCCTGCGTTCAGGACACTCCGTCTGAGGGGACAGCGACACTGTCACCTGGGAGCTCAGCCAACACCCAGCCTGCTGACAGCACCACTGCAAAGCCGTCCACATCCAGAG AGGGGTCGTCCTCCACAATGTCTGGTGCAAGTGGAGGGTTCGTTCATGAAGTTTATGGTTTCTACAGTCCTCCAATAACATCCAACACTGACCCCCTCCTCTTGGCCACCCTGTCGCCCCCCGTGTCTGCACCTGCCACTCTCCAGTCAGTGTCTGCAATGGAGCCTGCAGGCAGTTCTCTGCAGACTAGCTTGCATGGAGCCAAGGCTCAAACGTTTCCCCCATCGTTGCCCCACACTTCTTACCCAGTGGAGGATTCACAGGGGTCTCCTCTTGGGTCACTCTCCCCTACCCATGGAGCTCAGAAGGCTCTCGATTTGACCCACTCAGCATCCATTGTTGATGAGGTGCCCTGCTGTCCACTCGTCATGCCCCTGTCCTTAGATGTGAACCCTCCCCAGGGCAGGTCACCTCTGGCCCCTCTCCCCCTCCAGGAGCTGGGTGCCACCAAAGAGTCGACGTCTGTCTCCTACGCTCCTGCAGTGCGCAGCGAGTTGCCACAGCAGCCAGTCGTCCTCCACCAGCCTTTCTCCAACGTGGGAGGCTCCAAAGTGTCCTCGCTTCCCCAAAGCCCGGCACCATCCCAGCACGGCGCGGGGCCAAGCGAGTCTGATGGCGAAGGACGGGTCAGTCGGGGAGGTTTCGTCGATAGCACCATTAAAACTCTGGATGAAAAACTGAGGAACCTGCTCTACCAGGAATACGCTCCCATGTATCCATCAGGCAGCGCGGCAGAGACACCAGGATCTGGGACAGAGTACATCCAGTTTCCTCCGGGCCCGGACAGCGCCACTGGAGGGTCAGGAAACAGCACCCCGGGTCCGATAGGGGAGGGACGCTACCGGGCAGGAGAACAACTT CCTCAAATTCCTGAGAGAATGGAAAGCCTGAGCACTCTGAGTGACTCCGCTGTTTGTG CTTCTTTGTCAAGACGACACGTTCCTCACTCTGTGTCCTGCTCTGGAACTAGAGGTCGATTTAAG ATCATCTCTCTTCCTCCTGAAGTGGCAAACAGAAGAGATGTGAAGCAGAGGAGCTGGAGCAGCGCTGCCTCCCCTGCACACCCCGGTGGATACAACGGGGACCCGATTCCACCTGAAGCCTTGGCTACCTCCACCACCATCGGACGTTTCTCTGTGGTGAGCACTGAAGATGACATCACTCAGAGGACGCGCTGCAGCCGCTACTCTGCCCCGCCCGACTTCTACTTGGACACTCCACCTCCCATGG ACTCAGGAGCAGAGAGCAGCCCTGCTAAGCTGGCTCCTGCCACTCCGTCCCAGTACGTTCGCTCTGAGCGCAGAGGAAGTGACCTCATGAAAAGAGCAGTGGCTTTTCTCCGTCGCACTGGCCGCAGCAGCAGCGTGCAGAGCTCTGATTCCCCGAGCAGACATGGAGGCTTGCCTGGCTCGGCCTACGCCAGCAGCGACAATGACTCCGAGATGGAGGACTCAGACATAAAGAGGGAACTGCAGAGACTCAGAGAGAA ACATCTGAAGGAAATCTCAGAGCTGCAAGCACATCAACGTGGAGAGGTGGAGCTGCTCTATCGCAGACTTGGTAAGGTTCCTCCTCCTGGCCTCGGCCTCTTACATGTTGCACCGCATACAAGCCGCAGGAAGAGGTCCAGCAAACACAGACTGAAGCCCGGGAAACTTCTCAGCCCGCTAGTTCAGcaatttagaaatgtcaaaACCAAAAGCAGCGACTCCACTAAACCAG GTGCTGCTCCAGGTCCCAGTGAGCCAGCAGTGAGTTTAAATGGTTCTCCAGGCAGAACTTCCTTCCCGACCCACGGCAGGCCACGGTCGTGTACCAGCCACCTTCCCAGCTCGGCTTCAGAGCCGGTGCAGACTCAGCAACCCTGCTCCCTGAAAGGCTCCATGTCCTCTGATAACATCTATGCTGGACTACAAGGAGACGTCGCCGGCACACAAGCTCTGCCTGAACAGG GCTGGTCTAATTACCCTCAACCGTCTGAGAGAGTGACCTATAAGTCCAGTAGCAAACCACGAGCTAGATTTCTCAGTGGGCCTGTGTCTTTGTCTATCT gGTCAACACTCAAAAGGTTGTGTCTCGGTAAAGAACGAGGCAGCA GGTCTGGGGCCTCCGCATCTGGAGCCTTCAATCAGTCACAGCAAATGCACAGTGCTACACCTCCGCCCCAGCAGCCTGTTGTTGGCCTGGCCCAAGCTCAGGCCAACAACAGCAATAACAAGACAGGCACATCTATGAGTCCCAGTGAAAACAACCTGCCTGAAGACCTACAAGTTCTGATGGACGACTGGGCCCAGGAGGTGCTGATTGTGACCCACCGACCTCGTACCGACTCTCTGAGTATCCGTGGGCAGCAGCTGTGCCCCCAGGTTGTGCCTCAAACACTTGAACAGCCGCATCAGGCTTTAAat ACATCACCGTGGACTCCACCCGGTCCACAGGCTTGTGCTTTATCCTGGCCTGAAAGCCCTGGGCCTGCAGTGATGGCCGGCCCCTTGACCGGCCCCTTTCACACGTATCAGCTACACTCTCCTGCTGCGTTCACAGCTTTACCCTCCCCTCTTTCCTTCAATCAGTGGCCTGGGTATTTCTTTCCAGTTTCTGCCGGGGTCTTTGCCTTTCCTGCTGTGCCCTCCACCCTCTCCAGCCCTACTTCATCTTCATCTCATCAGCTGACTGACCCCAAGGCAAAGACTCTTTAA